TGTTGCTCGGCATTGTTTATTGCGAACTGGGAGCCGCACTTCCTCGCGCCGGGGGCATCATTCGTTATCCGGTGTTTTCCCACGGGGAATTGATGGGATACCTGTTGGGGTTTATCACACTGATTGCGTTTTCCAGCCTGATCTCGATAGAAATCGTGGCTGCACGGCAATATGCAGCGGCCTGGTTCCCGGCACTTAGCAAGCCGGGATCAGGCGATCCCACCCTGATAGGCTGGGTGGTGCAATTCATCTTGCTGTGCATTTTCTTTACGCTGAATTACTACAGTGTCAAAACCTTCGCTAAATCCAATAACCTGATAAGTATTCTAAAGTTCATTGTGCCGGTGTTGGTTATCGTGGTGCTGTTCACGTTCTTCAAACCTGAAAACTTGCACAGCCAGGGGTTTGCTCCCTTTGGTTCAGCCGGGGTGGAAGCGGCTATTTCTGCCGGTGGGATTATCTTCGCCTATCTGGGGTTAACGCCCATTATTTCTGTCGCCAGCGAAGTACAAAACCCGCAGCGTACTATCCCGATAGCCCTGATCTTGTCAGTGGTGCTTTCCACCATTATCTATGTGCTGCTGCAACTGGCCTTCCTCGGCAGCATACCTTCCGAATTGCTGAGCGGTGGCTGGCAGAACATCAGCCAACACTTCTCGCTGCCGTACCGTGATATTGCCGTCACGCTGGGGATGGGATGGTTGGCCTTCCTGGTGGTGAGCGATGCCATTATTTCGCCAAGTGGCACCGGCAATATCTATATGAATGCTACGCCACGCGTCGTATACGGATGGGCGCGGGCAGGGACGTTCTTCAAAATTTTTACCCGTGTCGATGGTGAGTCGGGTATTCCGCGTCCGGCGCTGTGGTTAACATTCGGACTTTCTATCTTCTGGACATTGCCGTTCCCGTCCTGGGAAAAGCTGATTGGGGTGGTTTCTGCCGCGCTGGTTCTGAGCTACGCCATTGCTCCGGTTACCGCAGCCGGATTACGCCGCAACGCACCGGACATGCCGCGACCGTTCTTTGTCAGGGGTTTTAGCGTATTAGGGCCAGTGTCGTTCATCATCTCGGCATTGATCGTTTACTGGTCTGGCTGGAACACCGTCTCATGGTTGCTTGGCCTGCAAATTGTGATGTTCTTTGTCTATATCCTGTTTAAAAACAAAGTGCCGACTCACACTGTCAGCCTGAAACAGCAAGTCTGGTCGTCACTGTGGCTGATTGCTTTCTACGCATTGATTATCGTGGCTTCGTATCTGGGCAGTTTTGGTGGCATCAACGCGATTGGCCACCCGTGGGATACCTTATTGGTGGCCAGCATCGCGCTGCTGATTTATTACTGGGGAGCTTACACTTGTTTGCCTCAGGCCAATTTTGTCGGAGATGAGGAAGAGTGATGCTAAAGGAAGAAATGGCTGTGAAAAATACCGTCAATCTTACGCTGCAAGAAGCCTGGCAGCTGGCGTATCAAGCTTTGTATCGCAATGGTTTCAGTGCCAGACAGGCCGATGCGGTGGCAAAAAATGTCACCGCCGGAGAGCGCGATGGCTGCCATTCTCATGGTTTGTATCGTGTGTTGGGTTGCGTTCGTTCGCTGCAAGCTGGCAAGGTGGCGGCAGATGCTGAGTCGACCCTCATCGATAGCGCCCCGGCAGTGTTACGTGTTGATGCGCATGGCGCGTTCTCGCTATTGGCTTATCAGGCGGCGCTGCCTGAATTTGTCGCCAAAGTCCGTCACTGTGGCATTGCCGCGCTGGCAATCAATCATTGCGTTCATTTTTCTGCGCTGTGGGCGGATATCGAACCGCTTACCGAACAGGGGTTGGTTGCGCTGGCCTGCACCCCAAGCCATGCCTGGGTCACACCCGCTGGAGGCACCCAACCTTTATTTGGCACCAATCCAATCGCTTTTGGATGGCCGCGTCAGGGGAAACCTCCGTTTGTGTTTGATATGGCGACCAGTGCCGCCGCACGGGGCGAGATTGAACTTCATCGCCGCGCGAATAAGCCGCTGCCAGAGGGTTGGGGGATTGATAGTCATGGCAAACCGTCTACCGATGCCGCCAGCGTACTGCAAGGTGCAATGTTGACGTTCGGTGGACATAAAGGATCAGCACTGGCAGCAATGGTGGAACTGATCGCCGGGCCATTGATTGGGGATATGACCAGCAAAGAATCGTTGGCATACGACCAACAGACAGGTTCTTCGCCTTATGGCGGAGAGCTGATTATTGCGATGGACCCTGAGCGTTTTCTGGGCGCGGATAAAGAGGCGTATTTAGCCAAAGCGGAAGTGCTATTCAACGATATGGCCGCGCAAGGAGCCCGCATCCCTGGTGAACGGCGCTTTAAGGCGCGTCAGCACAGTGAGCAGTTTGGTGTGGAATTAC
The nucleotide sequence above comes from Buttiauxella selenatireducens. Encoded proteins:
- a CDS encoding APC family permease is translated as MTTQGKFKKQLTLTDLTFIGLGAIFGSGWLFAASHVASIAGPAGIYSWLIGGVAVLLLGIVYCELGAALPRAGGIIRYPVFSHGELMGYLLGFITLIAFSSLISIEIVAARQYAAAWFPALSKPGSGDPTLIGWVVQFILLCIFFTLNYYSVKTFAKSNNLISILKFIVPVLVIVVLFTFFKPENLHSQGFAPFGSAGVEAAISAGGIIFAYLGLTPIISVASEVQNPQRTIPIALILSVVLSTIIYVLLQLAFLGSIPSELLSGGWQNISQHFSLPYRDIAVTLGMGWLAFLVVSDAIISPSGTGNIYMNATPRVVYGWARAGTFFKIFTRVDGESGIPRPALWLTFGLSIFWTLPFPSWEKLIGVVSAALVLSYAIAPVTAAGLRRNAPDMPRPFFVRGFSVLGPVSFIISALIVYWSGWNTVSWLLGLQIVMFFVYILFKNKVPTHTVSLKQQVWSSLWLIAFYALIIVASYLGSFGGINAIGHPWDTLLVASIALLIYYWGAYTCLPQANFVGDEEE
- a CDS encoding Ldh family oxidoreductase; this encodes MLKEEMAVKNTVNLTLQEAWQLAYQALYRNGFSARQADAVAKNVTAGERDGCHSHGLYRVLGCVRSLQAGKVAADAESTLIDSAPAVLRVDAHGAFSLLAYQAALPEFVAKVRHCGIAALAINHCVHFSALWADIEPLTEQGLVALACTPSHAWVTPAGGTQPLFGTNPIAFGWPRQGKPPFVFDMATSAAARGEIELHRRANKPLPEGWGIDSHGKPSTDAASVLQGAMLTFGGHKGSALAAMVELIAGPLIGDMTSKESLAYDQQTGSSPYGGELIIAMDPERFLGADKEAYLAKAEVLFNDMAAQGARIPGERRFKARQHSEQFGVELPLTLYEEIVALSQ